A portion of the Candidatus Glassbacteria bacterium genome contains these proteins:
- a CDS encoding rhomboid family intramembrane serine protease: MRYNPSYEGIRYSFGGSLTPFVKYVLIISTASFLIGKLFLAAGSAFWIRTFGLTPTMVTGYFTIWQFTTYIFMHDGLWHLLFNMFALWMFGGELERNWGSREFGAFFLLIGTVVGLLYAVFASGLPLIIDAGSPGQVLIGSSGAIFGVLAAYGMCFPNRQVLFMLIFPIPAKYFVLLLAGIELYLMPFQSNVSHFAHLSGMLIAYIYLKKDWSLSTISDKFYERRRRKRIRLVEQRQEHEEQGREEVDRVLDKISCSGIESLSKRERKILESASRKGRRKED, encoded by the coding sequence GTGCGGTATAACCCGTCATACGAGGGAATTCGCTACAGTTTCGGCGGGTCGCTCACCCCGTTCGTCAAGTACGTGCTGATAATCAGCACGGCCTCGTTCCTGATCGGCAAGCTGTTTCTGGCGGCGGGCAGCGCGTTCTGGATCAGAACATTCGGGCTTACCCCGACGATGGTGACCGGGTATTTCACGATCTGGCAGTTCACCACCTATATCTTCATGCACGACGGCCTCTGGCACCTGCTGTTCAACATGTTCGCGCTGTGGATGTTCGGCGGAGAACTGGAGCGAAACTGGGGAAGCCGTGAGTTCGGTGCGTTTTTCCTGCTGATCGGCACGGTGGTCGGCCTGCTCTATGCCGTGTTCGCCTCGGGCCTGCCGCTGATTATCGACGCGGGCAGTCCGGGCCAGGTGCTGATCGGCTCCAGCGGCGCGATATTCGGCGTGCTGGCGGCCTACGGGATGTGTTTCCCGAACCGTCAGGTGCTGTTCATGCTGATCTTTCCGATCCCCGCCAAGTATTTCGTCCTGCTGCTGGCCGGAATCGAGCTGTATTTGATGCCTTTTCAATCCAACGTTTCGCATTTCGCACACCTGTCCGGCATGCTGATCGCTTATATCTACCTCAAGAAGGACTGGAGCCTCTCGACGATCAGTGACAAGTTCTACGAAAGACGGCGGCGCAAGAGAATCAGGCTGGTCGAACAGCGGCAGGAACACGAGGAACAGGGCCGTGAGGAAGTGGACCGAGTCCTGGACAAGATCAGCTGCAGCGGGATCGAAAGCCTGAGCAAGCGGGAGAGAAAAATCCTCGAAAGCGCCAGCCGCAAGGGGCGCAGGAAAGAAGACTGA
- a CDS encoding GTPase Era, with the protein MPCGCNIDIVSYLNALPSPGESAAVALDEAAGADSGKVTRSGIVAIAGRPNVGKSTLLNAMLGQKISIVSRKAQTTRQQVLGILSRDNWQVAFIDTPGVIDPRDRLQEFMVRASFKAVSGADLVVVMIEARSRHDPELEELLKRLGGLDVPRLLVINKVDLVEKESLLPLIQRFDNSGIFEAIVPVSALHGEGVEELLGEIAGRLPEGPFLYDPEQIASQPMRFFAAELIRETIFESTRDELPYATTVAVDEYKERAAGKIYIRALIYVERESQKKIIIGRKGAQLKQIGRDARKKIEEFTGVGVFLELWVKVRAKWRKDLPFLQDSGFDRNQL; encoded by the coding sequence ATGCCGTGCGGGTGTAATATCGACATCGTATCTTATCTGAACGCGTTACCTTCACCCGGGGAGAGTGCGGCAGTGGCGCTCGATGAGGCGGCAGGCGCAGACAGCGGCAAGGTTACCCGCAGCGGGATCGTGGCGATTGCCGGACGGCCCAACGTGGGCAAAAGCACCCTGCTCAACGCCATGCTGGGTCAGAAAATCTCGATTGTCAGCCGCAAGGCGCAGACCACGCGCCAGCAGGTACTGGGTATCCTCAGCCGGGACAACTGGCAGGTGGCGTTTATCGATACGCCCGGAGTTATCGACCCGCGCGACAGGCTGCAGGAATTCATGGTCCGGGCCAGTTTCAAGGCGGTCAGCGGCGCGGACCTGGTGGTGGTGATGATCGAGGCGCGCAGCAGGCACGACCCGGAACTGGAAGAGCTGCTCAAGCGGCTTGGCGGTCTCGACGTGCCGCGCCTGCTGGTGATCAACAAGGTCGATCTGGTGGAGAAAGAGTCGCTGCTGCCGCTGATTCAGCGTTTCGACAACTCGGGCATCTTCGAGGCGATCGTACCTGTCAGCGCCCTGCACGGCGAGGGTGTCGAGGAGTTGCTCGGGGAGATAGCAGGCAGGCTGCCGGAGGGACCGTTCCTTTACGACCCTGAGCAGATCGCCTCGCAGCCGATGAGGTTTTTCGCCGCGGAGCTGATCCGCGAGACTATCTTCGAGTCCACCCGCGATGAGCTTCCATACGCAACCACCGTGGCGGTGGATGAGTACAAGGAACGCGCGGCCGGGAAAATCTATATCCGCGCGCTGATATATGTGGAGCGCGAGAGCCAGAAAAAAATCATTATCGGACGCAAGGGAGCGCAGCTCAAGCAGATCGGCAGGGATGCCCGGAAAAAGATAGAGGAATTTACGGGTGTCGGCGTGTTTCTGGAGCTGTGGGTCAAGGTCCGTGCAAAGTGGCGTAAGGATCTGCCTTTTCTACAGGACAGCGGCTTCGACAGAAACCAGCTGTAA
- the porU gene encoding type IX secretion system sortase PorU → MAQLTRSRIVQAMPAAVLLMVLATAGESPCRTAAFDLVGGGGSRVVLSFRLPAWRLVPVETGAGEFYRIEAAGGEVTPRAGHPELPLFKATVAVPPGAVLNTNWNILSSRTVNCGNLLPAQPIVTGERNPVPATEYAAEIINAGGVNARAVEISGPARLRDFTVAEIIVRPFAWNMKNGTLRVTESLQVSLEFKVSAQFPGYSAGGRSEKLYETLYRNVILNYEDAVGWRGSGGNATALLAAGPFGNGANWVEIRIDSSGMYALSGSSLQSAGVDPGQVEIATMRLLTGGNRMLAESNIGRGPELEEVAISVLDGGDGRFDASDRIIFHGRGTDRFNVTFPAGAVSYERHRYENHAAYWLTWGGSPASVMRIATAAGNTSGGQPSTAAERWLHYEDNTQYLALEQLGGRSVNPAPDYWGWVLEPDRSGLISRTFALPAAPSAGTHSLRFELYGRGLQYPSNWTVSLNGGTVQSRTNREPVAITSEWFELAEGQLAETGNSFTLAARGHYLGWFELRAVLPLELVSGSQLAFHERRNFTALSYRFTAQGVTQLSLYEVTVSGQPAVIPGESPEAVYNAPPFTSNLTRSFIAVADDGYREPVDVRPYQPAALSSLSGAEYLVIAPRELAEQAGELARMRSQRFSTAVVAVEDIYAEYALGSADPVAIRNFLFDAYTNWPVRPQIVVFFGDGHVDYRGVTSLGRSRPNLVPPWVDTRDIAVEEWFVRFDSTGLPQIATGRIPVKTPAEAELVLDKIAAYEEGRDAGEWSRRIVLVADDGYVLGRSCDFVLNHVPGSEKLDSLIPVGIVRRKIYLDSYRFDPPEIGTRKPAANQDLINWWNRGALLVNYLGHGGNLHWAQERVFDGERDVALLNNGYRLPLVLNSSCSIGHFDDYREEAMAERILLKSGGGAVAVFAGTRVTYAFQNQVLNQKFVEYLFADEPLPLGMIHLQSRWDLAAGDRGNAERYSVFGDPALILHRPSRDISVSPEPGQQLAPGGKVEFSGTVGLPGGGVDGGFSGVAQVKFLLTGRPVDIAYQCLGSSGLTGRNVSFERTPSVLFDGPVTVAGGAFSGAFVLPLRLAGELPLDSLQGATGLFSVYATSETTDAAGASEQLALPLTGGASSDTSAPEIRLLSGGRELSDGDRVSRNETLLLALSDQSGINTTGRAGEQLTVEVDGGTTWSADLTGLFSYNRDSYQQGTAEVALSRVPEGLHSFLFRAVDNALNSSRLELMLNITDSAAGLALSNVVNYPNPFSEKTSICFELTQPAEVLIRIFTVAGRPVKQLRTFAPTAGFHMVDWYGTDEYQQKVANGVYLYKITCRSVTDISSSEEVEAVGKALLSR, encoded by the coding sequence ATGGCCCAACTGACCCGCAGCCGCATAGTGCAGGCCATGCCGGCGGCAGTCCTGTTGATGGTGCTGGCCACGGCCGGCGAGTCTCCGTGCCGGACTGCTGCTTTTGACCTGGTTGGCGGCGGCGGCTCGCGGGTGGTGCTTTCTTTTCGTCTGCCGGCCTGGCGGCTTGTGCCGGTTGAGACCGGCGCCGGAGAGTTTTACCGGATCGAGGCAGCCGGCGGCGAGGTTACTCCGCGGGCAGGCCATCCGGAACTTCCGTTGTTCAAGGCCACCGTGGCCGTTCCTCCCGGCGCTGTCCTGAATACCAACTGGAACATCCTCTCCAGCCGGACTGTTAACTGCGGTAACCTTCTCCCGGCACAGCCGATTGTAACAGGCGAGCGGAACCCGGTTCCCGCCACGGAGTACGCAGCCGAAATAATCAACGCCGGCGGGGTGAATGCCCGCGCCGTTGAAATCTCAGGCCCGGCCCGCCTGCGCGATTTCACGGTCGCTGAAATCATTGTCCGGCCATTCGCCTGGAACATGAAAAATGGTACTCTGCGGGTAACAGAGTCACTACAGGTGTCACTTGAGTTTAAGGTGAGCGCACAGTTTCCGGGGTACAGTGCAGGTGGCCGCAGCGAAAAATTGTACGAGACCCTGTATCGGAATGTAATCCTGAATTACGAAGATGCTGTCGGGTGGCGCGGCAGCGGGGGCAATGCGACGGCTCTGCTGGCCGCCGGGCCGTTCGGCAACGGTGCGAACTGGGTCGAAATCCGGATCGACAGCAGCGGGATGTATGCCCTCAGCGGAAGCAGCCTGCAAAGTGCCGGAGTCGATCCGGGACAGGTGGAAATTGCGACAATGCGGCTGTTGACCGGCGGCAACAGGATGCTGGCGGAGAGTAATATCGGCCGGGGGCCGGAGCTGGAGGAAGTGGCGATATCCGTACTCGATGGGGGGGACGGCCGGTTTGACGCATCCGACAGGATAATCTTCCACGGCCGCGGCACTGACCGCTTTAATGTAACTTTTCCTGCGGGAGCTGTCTCGTATGAGCGTCACCGCTACGAAAATCATGCGGCCTACTGGCTGACCTGGGGAGGTTCGCCGGCTTCGGTGATGAGGATAGCCACCGCAGCCGGGAATACCTCGGGCGGGCAGCCGTCGACCGCCGCCGAGCGCTGGCTGCACTACGAGGACAACACGCAGTACCTGGCCCTGGAACAGCTTGGCGGCCGGTCTGTCAATCCCGCCCCGGACTACTGGGGCTGGGTGCTCGAACCGGATCGGTCGGGGCTGATCTCGCGCACATTCGCGCTGCCCGCGGCTCCGTCGGCCGGAACGCACAGCCTGCGGTTCGAGCTTTACGGCCGCGGGCTGCAATACCCGTCCAACTGGACCGTGTCCCTCAACGGCGGCACTGTTCAAAGCCGCACCAACAGAGAACCGGTCGCAATAACCAGCGAGTGGTTCGAGCTGGCCGAGGGCCAGCTCGCCGAGACGGGCAACAGTTTTACCCTGGCCGCGCGCGGGCACTATCTGGGCTGGTTCGAGCTGCGGGCGGTGCTGCCGCTGGAGCTGGTGTCAGGCAGCCAGCTTGCTTTTCACGAGCGGCGCAATTTCACTGCCCTGTCATACCGGTTTACCGCACAAGGAGTTACGCAGCTTTCCCTGTATGAAGTTACCGTTTCCGGGCAGCCTGCTGTAATTCCCGGCGAGAGCCCCGAGGCTGTATACAACGCTCCTCCTTTTACATCGAACCTGACCCGTTCGTTTATCGCTGTTGCGGATGACGGCTACCGCGAACCTGTGGATGTCCGTCCATACCAGCCAGCCGCCTTGAGCTCGCTGAGCGGCGCGGAATACCTGGTTATCGCTCCCCGCGAGCTGGCTGAACAGGCCGGTGAGCTGGCCCGGATGCGGAGCCAGCGCTTCAGCACGGCGGTGGTTGCGGTCGAGGATATCTACGCGGAGTACGCGCTCGGCTCTGCGGACCCTGTAGCCATTCGCAATTTCCTGTTCGATGCCTATACCAACTGGCCGGTGCGGCCGCAGATCGTGGTGTTTTTCGGCGACGGGCATGTGGATTACCGCGGAGTGACATCGCTCGGCAGGTCCCGGCCGAACCTGGTTCCGCCCTGGGTCGATACCCGGGATATTGCGGTCGAGGAGTGGTTCGTCCGCTTCGACTCAACGGGCCTTCCCCAGATCGCCACCGGGCGGATACCGGTCAAGACACCCGCCGAGGCGGAGCTGGTCCTGGATAAGATCGCCGCCTACGAGGAAGGCCGGGACGCCGGCGAATGGAGCAGGCGGATCGTGCTGGTTGCCGATGACGGTTACGTGCTGGGCCGCAGCTGCGACTTCGTATTAAACCATGTCCCCGGCTCGGAGAAGCTGGACTCGCTGATCCCGGTCGGGATTGTCCGAAGGAAAATTTATCTCGACAGCTACCGGTTCGATCCGCCCGAGATCGGCACGCGCAAGCCCGCGGCAAACCAGGACCTGATTAACTGGTGGAACAGGGGAGCGCTGCTAGTCAACTACCTCGGCCACGGCGGCAACCTCCACTGGGCCCAGGAGCGCGTGTTCGACGGGGAGCGGGACGTGGCCCTGCTGAACAACGGCTACCGTCTGCCGCTGGTGCTCAACTCATCGTGCTCGATCGGCCATTTCGACGACTACCGCGAGGAGGCGATGGCCGAGCGGATCCTGCTCAAGAGCGGCGGCGGGGCGGTTGCTGTCTTCGCGGGCACCAGGGTGACTTACGCGTTCCAGAACCAGGTGCTCAACCAGAAGTTCGTGGAGTACCTGTTCGCTGACGAGCCGCTGCCGCTGGGGATGATTCACCTGCAGAGCAGGTGGGACCTGGCCGCGGGCGACCGGGGCAACGCGGAACGCTACTCCGTGTTCGGCGATCCGGCATTGATCTTGCATAGACCTTCGAGGGATATCTCAGTTTCACCGGAGCCTGGTCAGCAACTCGCGCCGGGCGGCAAGGTGGAATTCAGCGGCACGGTCGGCCTGCCCGGAGGCGGGGTTGACGGCGGTTTTTCGGGTGTGGCCCAGGTGAAATTCCTGCTGACCGGCAGGCCGGTAGATATTGCCTATCAGTGCCTCGGCTCCAGCGGACTTACCGGCAGGAACGTATCGTTCGAGCGGACGCCATCGGTGCTGTTCGACGGGCCGGTCACTGTAGCCGGGGGGGCGTTCTCGGGAGCATTCGTGCTGCCGCTCAGGCTGGCGGGCGAACTGCCGTTGGACAGCCTGCAGGGGGCGACCGGCTTGTTCAGTGTCTACGCCACCAGCGAAACGACCGATGCAGCCGGGGCGAGCGAACAGTTGGCTTTGCCGCTCACCGGCGGCGCCAGCAGCGATACCAGCGCTCCCGAGATAAGACTGCTCAGCGGCGGGAGGGAACTCTCGGACGGAGACAGGGTAAGCCGGAATGAAACGCTGCTGCTGGCCCTCAGCGATCAGAGCGGGATCAACACCACGGGCAGGGCAGGCGAACAACTGACCGTGGAAGTGGACGGGGGGACGACCTGGTCGGCGGATTTGACCGGACTGTTCAGCTACAACCGGGATAGCTATCAGCAGGGAACGGCCGAAGTAGCATTGAGCCGGGTGCCCGAGGGACTGCACAGTTTCCTGTTCCGGGCGGTGGATAACGCGCTCAACTCGTCCAGGCTCGAACTGATGCTCAATATAACCGACAGTGCCGCCGGGCTGGCGCTGAGCAATGTGGTGAATTACCCGAACCCGTTCAGTGAAAAAACATCGATCTGTTTCGAGCTAACTCAGCCAGCGGAAGTATTGATCAGAATCTTTACTGTCGCCGGCCGGCCGGTCAAACAACTGCGAACCTTCGCACCGACGGCGGGGTTCCACATGGTGGACTGGTACGGTACGGATGAATATCAACAAAAAGTTGCCAACGGGGTATATTTGTATAAGATTACCTGCAGAAGCGTGACAGATATCTCATCCTCAGAGGAGGTGGAAGCCGTCGGTAAAGCACTACTTAGTCGCTGA
- a CDS encoding PorV/PorQ family protein, with product MLRKFLTLTAVITLVPLAVHTSYAQGVKEEFAEKNGARAIGMGHAYTGVAEGLTAILWNPAGLNSVQNTSFYFSRYEGFSFTVSDPSGGEVEDQISFNLFSIGMPIKDIGTFALTMNLWDLGASEVTSVGQDLTGLDDQSLWMIYGSFATKFNKKIDIGVSMKYIREKLSSMEGGIGTSVAVDIGVLYRPLEEVPVQFGAALLDLGPNMQFKNEYQSDRLPRRIRVGVGYNILKHLLEQDRFNLLLSADYERFLVGNPANDGFFLGTELSIEATEDMLLGLRGGYLSEEGELNGALIGFGLDWRGFSFDIARELGVNPLSDRTFYAVSASF from the coding sequence ATGTTAAGGAAATTCCTGACTTTAACTGCCGTAATTACTCTGGTCCCGCTAGCGGTGCATACCTCGTATGCTCAGGGGGTCAAGGAAGAGTTCGCGGAGAAAAACGGAGCCCGGGCGATCGGGATGGGACATGCGTACACGGGTGTGGCCGAGGGCCTGACGGCAATCCTCTGGAACCCGGCCGGGCTGAATTCTGTCCAGAACACCTCGTTCTACTTTTCCCGTTACGAGGGCTTTTCGTTCACGGTCAGCGATCCCTCCGGCGGCGAGGTCGAGGACCAGATCAGTTTCAACCTGTTCAGCATCGGTATGCCGATCAAGGATATCGGCACGTTCGCTCTCACGATGAACCTCTGGGACCTGGGCGCCAGCGAGGTGACCAGCGTCGGCCAGGACCTGACCGGTCTGGATGACCAGAGCCTGTGGATGATCTACGGCTCTTTCGCTACCAAGTTCAACAAGAAGATCGATATAGGCGTGTCGATGAAGTATATCCGCGAGAAGCTCTCCAGTATGGAGGGCGGTATCGGCACCAGCGTGGCGGTGGATATCGGCGTGCTGTACCGTCCCCTGGAAGAGGTGCCTGTGCAGTTCGGCGCGGCTCTGCTTGATCTGGGTCCGAACATGCAGTTCAAGAACGAGTACCAGTCCGACCGTCTGCCGCGCAGGATCAGGGTCGGAGTCGGCTACAACATCCTCAAGCACCTGCTGGAGCAGGACCGGTTCAACCTGCTGCTCAGCGCGGATTACGAGCGCTTCCTGGTGGGCAACCCGGCAAACGACGGTTTCTTCCTGGGCACAGAGTTATCTATCGAGGCCACGGAAGACATGTTGCTGGGGCTCCGCGGCGGTTATCTCAGCGAGGAAGGCGAGCTGAACGGCGCGCTGATCGGCTTCGGCCTCGACTGGCGCGGTTTCAGTTTCGATATCGCCCGCGAGCTGGGAGTCAACCCGCTCAGCGACCGTACATTCTACGCGGTGTCGGCCAGCTTCTAA
- a CDS encoding DUF362 domain-containing protein produces the protein MSASEERKNIGRRDFIRHGAATAVGLGIGLATESRAQSDHKSKKDTRSRVVLVRDAAAMTPEGQRESELMGGMLERAVCAYTGEQDGVSAIRHFINPGDTVGIKMNVMMTATHPELVAALARLLVRAGVSNEKIIVWDRDNAGIGVKGAYERKMHYGFGDNSVSRIITEEATALINIPALKSHWLSGMAGAIKNWCGAVTAINVRDYDTPFPIHGDSCADLGMLGAIDSIRDKSRLVLLDCLQPLFEGGPQVNPAYLWRYGGLMAAEDPVAVDTLCTKLLQAKRDRHRGRPWPINPPPKHVPLADTKWGLGVADPERIDLIALGEEKDRLI, from the coding sequence ATGAGCGCCAGCGAGGAACGGAAAAATATCGGCCGCAGGGATTTTATCCGCCATGGCGCCGCAACCGCTGTCGGCCTGGGGATTGGCCTGGCAACGGAATCGCGGGCACAGAGTGACCACAAAAGCAAAAAAGATACGCGCTCGCGGGTGGTCCTGGTCCGCGATGCGGCGGCGATGACGCCAGAGGGTCAGCGCGAGAGCGAGCTGATGGGCGGGATGCTGGAACGGGCGGTGTGCGCCTATACCGGAGAGCAGGACGGCGTGAGCGCGATCAGGCATTTTATCAATCCCGGGGACACAGTGGGCATCAAGATGAACGTGATGATGACCGCCACTCATCCCGAACTGGTGGCCGCGCTTGCCCGTCTGCTGGTCAGGGCAGGCGTCAGTAACGAAAAAATTATCGTCTGGGACCGGGACAACGCCGGTATCGGCGTGAAAGGAGCCTACGAGCGGAAGATGCATTACGGGTTCGGCGATAACTCGGTGAGCCGGATCATAACCGAAGAGGCCACCGCGCTGATCAATATCCCGGCTCTCAAGAGCCACTGGCTGAGCGGAATGGCCGGTGCGATCAAAAACTGGTGCGGCGCGGTGACGGCGATCAACGTCCGCGACTACGACACCCCGTTCCCGATTCACGGGGACAGCTGCGCGGATCTCGGCATGCTGGGCGCTATCGATTCGATCAGGGACAAAAGCCGGCTGGTGCTGCTCGACTGCCTGCAGCCGCTGTTCGAGGGTGGTCCGCAGGTGAACCCGGCCTACCTGTGGCGCTACGGCGGATTGATGGCGGCCGAAGACCCGGTGGCGGTGGACACGCTATGCACGAAACTGCTCCAGGCCAAGCGCGACCGGCATCGCGGCCGCCCCTGGCCGATCAACCCGCCGCCGAAACATGTCCCGTTGGCCGACACAAAATGGGGCCTTGGCGTCGCCGATCCGGAACGGATTGACCTGATAGCCCTGGGAGAGGAAAAAGACCGGTTGATCTGA
- a CDS encoding TRAP transporter small permease codes for MRTLKKLLDKSLETGLWIAMLAMTLTVIWQVFTRFVLRDPSSWTEELAIFLLIWIGLLGSAVALHRGAHLGIDIVVARMSERWARLTAIFVFCCVIFFAMSVFFFGGIKMVAVVLMTNQISPALGIRMGYVYLALPISGFFITMYAVEFIIDEIKLLSGRTVERMPETGRMDVPIE; via the coding sequence ATGCGCACACTGAAAAAACTGCTCGATAAAAGCCTTGAAACCGGCCTTTGGATCGCCATGCTGGCGATGACGCTGACCGTGATCTGGCAGGTATTTACCCGGTTCGTGCTGCGCGATCCCAGCAGCTGGACCGAGGAGCTGGCGATTTTCCTGCTGATCTGGATCGGCCTGCTGGGTTCGGCCGTGGCCCTGCACCGCGGGGCGCACCTGGGGATCGATATCGTGGTGGCCCGCATGAGCGAGCGCTGGGCACGGCTGACGGCTATTTTCGTATTCTGCTGCGTTATCTTTTTCGCGATGAGCGTGTTCTTTTTCGGCGGGATCAAGATGGTGGCCGTGGTGCTGATGACCAACCAGATCAGCCCGGCGCTGGGAATCAGGATGGGCTATGTCTACCTGGCCCTGCCGATCAGCGGCTTTTTCATCACCATGTACGCCGTTGAGTTCATCATCGATGAGATCAAGTTACTCTCCGGCCGGACAGTGGAGCGCATGCCCGAGACCGGCCGGATGGATGTGCCGATAGAATAA
- a CDS encoding Trm112 family protein: protein MDDKLLEILVCPKCKGELVYEKEKDELVCNACRLIYDIKDDIPIMLIDEARSF from the coding sequence CTGGACGACAAGTTGCTCGAAATCCTGGTTTGCCCCAAGTGCAAAGGCGAACTGGTGTACGAAAAGGAGAAGGACGAGCTTGTATGCAACGCGTGTCGCCTGATCTACGATATCAAGGATGATATTCCGATCATGCTGATTGACGAGGCCCGTTCATTCTGA
- a CDS encoding TRAP transporter substrate-binding protein → MKDFRRIILLPLVLFLVFAACGGPSQRITRFKLSHGLDVIHPVHHAMEYMSKRLRELSGGSMTIDIYPSEQLGSERESIEMVQLGSIDITKISAAVLESFEPSYSVYSLPYLFRDTKHAWDVFLGPVGREILLAGSSVGLRGLCYYDSGSRSFYTKEKAVRHPDDLVGMKIRVQKSYMAVKTIQILGGSPTPIDWGELYTSLQQGVVDGAENNPPSFYTSHHYEVCPYYFLDEHTTIPDVLLMSQVVWDRLAPAEQEMIQTAADESMQYQREIWGEMVAESLDEVRAAGVEVGVPDKEPFMKKVQPLYDEFAGTRIEELVKRIRAVQ, encoded by the coding sequence ATGAAAGATTTCCGCCGAATCATACTGCTGCCCCTAGTGCTGTTCCTGGTATTTGCCGCCTGCGGCGGTCCCTCCCAGCGTATTACCAGATTCAAGCTGTCTCACGGTCTCGACGTGATCCATCCCGTGCACCACGCGATGGAATATATGTCAAAGCGCCTGCGGGAACTCTCCGGCGGGTCGATGACAATCGATATCTACCCCAGCGAGCAGCTCGGCAGCGAGCGCGAGTCAATCGAGATGGTGCAGCTGGGCAGTATCGATATCACCAAGATCAGCGCGGCCGTGCTGGAAAGTTTCGAGCCCTCCTACAGCGTTTACTCGCTGCCGTACCTGTTCCGTGATACCAAGCACGCGTGGGACGTGTTCCTGGGGCCGGTGGGCCGGGAGATTCTGCTGGCGGGTTCCTCGGTGGGCCTGCGCGGCCTGTGCTACTACGATTCGGGCAGCCGGAGTTTCTATACCAAAGAGAAGGCGGTCAGGCACCCGGACGACCTGGTGGGGATGAAAATCAGGGTCCAGAAGAGCTACATGGCTGTTAAGACGATCCAGATCCTGGGCGGCTCGCCCACGCCTATCGACTGGGGGGAACTCTACACGTCGCTGCAGCAGGGAGTGGTGGACGGGGCCGAGAACAACCCGCCGTCGTTCTATACCTCGCACCACTACGAGGTCTGCCCGTATTATTTCCTGGACGAGCATACCACTATCCCCGATGTGCTGCTGATGAGCCAGGTGGTCTGGGACCGCCTGGCGCCCGCAGAGCAGGAGATGATCCAGACCGCGGCCGATGAGAGTATGCAATACCAGCGGGAAATCTGGGGCGAGATGGTGGCCGAGTCGCTGGACGAGGTCCGGGCCGCTGGCGTGGAGGTGGGCGTGCCGGATAAGGAGCCGTTCATGAAGAAAGTCCAGCCGCTCTACGACGAGTTCGCCGGGACACGGATAGAGGAACTGGTAAAGAGAATCAGGGCAGTGCAATAG